AAATACTACAACTTCCAAGGATTAGAAGTTGATTGAGCAAATTACTTCCTATCACATTACCAATCGCAAGATCTGTTTTACCTTTAAATGCAGCAATTATCGAAGTCACTAATTCGGGCAATGATGTTCCGGTGGCGACGATAGTTAAACCAATAACAATTTCATTTACTCCCAAAAGAGTAGCAAGCGTTTGAGAACCATTTACTAAAATATTTGAACCAAAGCTTAAAAGAAATATTCCCAATATTAACTTTATTAAAATATTAAGTTTCCCTTTATAGTTATCTTTAAATTCTTCTATCTCTGGTTCAGCATCTTTTGTCTCTTCCCCTTTCTCATTGATGGTATTAATTTCCCATATTGTATTTAAGACTAAACAAAATATTAGAAAGACCCCTGCTTGCAAAGTCAATAAGCCAGTTGATGACATGGCCCAAACAGCACAAGAGATAGCCATTAATAGAGGAACATCTCTTCTGACTATTCTGCTTTTTACCTTGAGAGGCGTTATCAATGAGCTTATACCCAAAACAACGAGAACATTGAAAATATTGCTTCCAATTACATTGCTCGCCGCAAGCGAATCACTGCCTTTAAAAATTGAACTTAAACTTACTAACAACTCAGGAGAGCTTGTTCCAAGAGAAACAACTGTTAATCCAATTACTATTTGAGGTATTCCTAAAATTAAAGATAAAAATATGGCTCCTTGAATAAAGAACTCTCCTCCAGCAAAAAGTAGAACTACTCCTAAAACTATTTCTATTATTGGAAATAAAAAATCACTCATATCTAGGATTTATTTAGATAATAAAAATCTTCATAATTGGTTAATAACTATCCTCGAATATCTATAAATTATTGTCAATTTTAATTTGCTGTTAAAATTGATTAAATAGAAAAAATTTTGAAGACTTTAACTATAATAAAACCTGATGATTGGCATTTACATTTAAGAGAAGGTCTTGTATTAAAAAATATCATTCATTTTACTTCCAAATTTTTTGGAAGAGCTATCGTTATGCCAAATACTAAAACTCCTATTACATCCGTTGAAAGCGCTATCTCTTACAAAAAATCTATTATTGAAGCGTTATCAGAAAGTTCTAAGTTTGAACCACTAATGACGATGTATCTTACAGATGAGACTAATAAAGCAGAGCTAATAAATGGTTTCAAAAATAATATCTTTTTCGCAGCAAAATTATACCCTGCTAATGCGACAACAAATTCCAGTCATGGAGTAAAGAAAATAGAAAATCTATATAATATTTTCGAATCAATGCAAGATAATGGAATGCCTCTTTTAATTCACGGGGAAGTGACTGATTCTGAAGTAGATGTATTCGATAGAGAAGAGGTTTTTATAGATAAAGAACTCTCCCAAATAACTAAAAGATTTCCAAAATTAAAAATTGTTTTAGAACATATAACCACCTCTTATGCCGTAGATTTTGTTCAAGAAAATAATATTGGAGCTACTATTACTCCGCATCATTTGCATATAAATAGAAATGCAATGTTTTTTGGAGGTTTAAATAGTGATTTTTACTGCTTACCAGTTGCTAAGAGAGAAAATAATAGACTCGCTTTAAGGAGAGCTGCAACAAGTGGAAAAAAATGTTTTTTCTTGGGAACTGACTCTGCTCCACACCTTAGGAAGTGGAAGGCTTTTTGTGGATGTGCTGGCATTTTTAATTCGCCAGTAGCAATAGAAAGCTATTTAACAGTATTCGAAGAGGAAGATGCTCTAGATAATTTTGAAAAGTTTGCAAGTTTAAATGGCCCCAATTTTTATAATGTTTCCCCAAATAAAGAAAAATTAAAATTAGTTTCTAGACCTAATAAAATTAAAGAATTTATTGATGTTGTTGAAGAAAATAATATTGTCGGACAAATAAAACCATTTCATGCAGGTGAAATTTTACACTGGCAAGTAGAAGGTTTAGTAAATTAAAAAATTTGAGTTAATCTGAAAATTAAAAGTGTAAATATTCCAATTTTTCTTGGTTAAATGGGTTGCTTTCGGCTACGATAAAAAAGCGCAAATTGCTATTGGGAGTGTGGCGGAATTGGTAGACGCGCCGGACTTAAAATCCGTCGAGCGATTTAGCTCGTGGGGGTTCAAGTCCCCCCACTCCCATTATTTAATTATTTATTTTTTAGTTCTGACGATAACTTCTAATAATTGTTATGTTTTAACTAATCAACCATAAATCAAAATGGAAAGTTTTTTTAATAATTCATTAGCTACTTTAATTGCTTATATTGGAATTATTTCTACCTATTTATTGGTTATTCCATTATTACTATTTTACTGGATGAATAATAGATGGAATATTATGGGCAAATTTGAAAGATTAGGAATTTATGGCCTTGTATTTCTTTTCTTTCCAGGTTTAATTTTATTTTCTCCATTTTTAAATCTCAGATTGAAAGGAAGTGGTAAAGGGTAAATTATTGACTAAAGGTAAAGTTATACAAATAGGTTTATTGATTTCATTTATTGGATTAATTAGTTATAAATTTGCACCGCAAAATGGCATCGAAAATTTTACATCTACTACTCTCTCAAGTTGTATCTTGATTTTGATTGTTATTACTTGGGTAACATCTTATGTTTATAGAGTTATAAATGGAAAAATGACGTTTATGGAACAAAGGAAGCGTTATAGAAAAGAGTATGAAAAAATTGTTAATGATAAACTAGAAACCAAATTCAATTCATTGTCAAAGGAAGAGCAGCAAAAACTAATGGAAGATTTAGAGAAAAATCCATAAATTTTTCATAGAAAAAATTCAAAAATCATGAAAGATAACAAAATGCAAATTACTAAAAACGAATCTCTATCTAAGGTAGATGAGAAGTTTGTTGAGTTAAAAAATAACAAAAAATTAGCTTTGATGCCTTTCATCATGGCTGGGGATCCCAATATTGAAATAACTTCTGAGATCCTATTGAAGTTACAAGAAAATGGAGCTGACCTTATTGAATTAGGTATCCCTTACAGTGATCCACTTGCAGACGGACCAGTTATTCAAGTTGCGGCCTCTCGCGCCTTAAAGTCAGGTACTAATCCAAGAAAAGTAATTAAACTTTTAGAGTCTTTAAAAGGCAAATTAAATATTCCCATCATTCTTTTTTCTTACTTAAATCCATTACTATGTTTTGGTTTTGAAAATTTTTGCGAGATGGCATCTAATGCTGGAGTTTCTGGACTAATAGTTCCTGATCTTCCTTTAGAGGAAGCTTATAAATTTTCTAAAATAGTTAGTAACCATTCCATAGACTTGATTTTATTGGTAGCTCCTACTACTCCTTTTGAAAGAATGAAACAAATATCAAATCATACAAAAGGCTTTACTTATTTAGTAAGTGTTACTGGTGTCACTGGTGAGAGAAATAAAATGGAAAATAGAGTAGAAAATCTTATTGCTAAATTAAAAGATGTAAATAGCAATCCAATTGCTGTTGGTTTTGGGATATCTACCCCTGAACATGTAAATAAAGTTCGTGAGTGGGGAGCAGATGGAGTAATTATTGGAAGTGCATTTGTAAAACGAATTTCTAGTTCAAGTGAAAAAGATGTCGTCTATCATGTAGGTAAATTTTGTAAAGAAATGCGTTTAGCTGCAGATCAAAAAAAATAAATAAAAAGATAATTTATTAATTTAAAATGATGTATTCAATTTATTTTTGTTGTCTTTAAGATCCTTCTGTAGGTAATAATCTAATTTGTTTTCTTCCTAGCTTAATTTCGAATTCATCACCTGCTTTTAAATCAAGAAGTGCTGTATACGCTTTCCCAATTAGAAGATTTCCATTGCCTTGAACTGTAGCTATATAACTAAGTTTTCTTCCACCTTTCCCAATACCTGCGACTCCAGAATCACCAAGATTAACCCCTTTTGCTTCTAAAAGTGCTTCATAAAATGCGGTAAAGTTTAATCGTTCACCTCCGTTTTTCTTATTAGAAACATATCCACAGGCGCGAACTAGGTCAGATTTGCTAACATCACCAAGTTCTTTAACTTTTGCAAGGAGATCGCTTCCAGTTAGCATAATTAATTAAAAGAAAGTTGTATTAAATAACATAGCAATTTGTGTGTAATATATGCAATTATTTAGTATGTATTTATTCTATTATTTATCTTTAAAAATGGAAAAGTTTGTAGTTTTTGGAAAGTACTGTCAAGATGCAATTATTAAAAGGGAACCATTTCGTGAACAACATCTTAATAGACTTAAAAACTTAAAAGATCGAGATATACTTATTACATTAGGGCCAACAAAATGCACCAAATATTTGTTTGGAATTTTTAATGCTAATGATGAAAATGAGTTGAAAGATCTTATTGAGGAAGATATATATTGGAAAAAAGGTATATGGATTAATTATGATATTTATCCCTGGATTCAGGCGTTTTAAATATAACTTAAGAAATTATTTTTAGTAATTATAAATTATTAATTGAATAATTAATTTAAATTAAAATATATAATATTTTTGCTTTAATAATTTAATTATTTATCATATTAAGGAATTAAATTGATATTTATTCGAAGGTTATTTTCAAGGGAGTTATATTTCTTGAAACTAAAATATAATATTTTAAATAATATTTATTCACAAGTATCTTGAGTTATCTGGTTTACTAACGAGTCGATATCTAATTGATTATATGGTTGATTTTGTTTTGTTTCTCGACAATCATTCTTAATATTATTTAACCACTTTTGCTCAATCTCTATAAGATTTTTTGCAATATTGAACATGCCGCCTTTCTTATATAACTCTTTAATTTTGAAAATAATCTCAGAGGTTCTGCTTGATTTAATATTTAATTCATTTGCTAAGTCTTTTTGGGTAAATCCATGAGATTTTAACCAATCTTTAATGAAGGAGACGAGTTCTTTTTCTTCCTGTATAGATAATTTAGTCATTCAAAAAAAAGGAAATAACTTATTAAGCTTATTCTCTGCTCTTGCTCTTATTGAAGGAGTCATGTATTTGCTCCATATACTGAGTACTGCTGTAAGGGCTACAAAATCATCACTAAACCCAACTAAAGGCATAAAGTCAGGGAAAAGATCAAATGGCATTATTAAATAGGCTAGTGCAGCCATTAATGAAACTCTTACTTGTGCAGGAGTAAAAGGATCTAAGGCCATCTCCAAAACTTCTAAGGCAGGCTTGGCAATTGTTCTTCCTGCTTTAATAAGAATCTTGATAATGATATTTTCATCAAATGTTGAACTCTCTAAAACTTCAGCATCGTAGATTTTTTCTTGGGTTTTGTAATTCTCTTTCATCTTTATAAATGAAATTTAAATGTTTTTATTGAAATTTTTAGCTAATACTATCAACTAGTCCATTCTGTATTCCTGCTTTTCTAAGTTTCCTCAGAGCACGTTGAACAACTTGTCGACAATATTCCCTGCTACAACTCATATGTCTTGCAACTTCAGCTAAAGTTCTCCATTCATTTGAGCCGTCTAAACCAAATCTTAGGCTTACTATCTTTCTTTCTTTTTCAGTTAAATTTGCTTTATCTAGTAACTTCCAAGCCGAGGCTGTCCTTTCGGCTAATTCTGCTAACTCCATTGGGGCAACCTGATCACTTGGAAGGATGTCCACCAACTCGGAAGGATCTGATTTTGATTTAACAGTACCTTGGAGACTAACAGTGATGCTTCTCAATTCGCAAGAAAGGAGTTCGTCAATTTCTTCTTTAGTTATTTTCATTTCTTCAGCTAGCTGATCACTACTGGGTGGAACACCCTTAAGTTGCATAAGCTTTGATTTTGCTGATCTTAGTTTTGTAAGTTTTTCATTAATGTTAACAGGGATCCTAATCGTTCTACTTTGAGTTGATAATGCTCTATTTAGACCTTGCCTAATCCACCAATAAGCATAGGTAGAAAATCTATGTCCTCTAGACGGATCATATTTTTCTAC
The Prochlorococcus marinus XMU1411 genome window above contains:
- a CDS encoding calcium/sodium antiporter — translated: MSDFLFPIIEIVLGVVLLFAGGEFFIQGAIFLSLILGIPQIVIGLTVVSLGTSSPELLVSLSSIFKGSDSLAASNVIGSNIFNVLVVLGISSLITPLKVKSRIVRRDVPLLMAISCAVWAMSSTGLLTLQAGVFLIFCLVLNTIWEINTINEKGEETKDAEPEIEEFKDNYKGKLNILIKLILGIFLLSFGSNILVNGSQTLATLLGVNEIVIGLTIVATGTSLPELVTSIIAAFKGKTDLAIGNVIGSNLLNQLLILGSCSIFSGFKGLVIEQSLIKVDLPFMVLTTFACLPIFWSKGKITRIEGFILINFYIFYILDKILFLNGFNYLSELRIGLFIYFSLLIVILFAQEKLKFSNS
- the pyrC gene encoding dihydroorotase, whose product is MKTLTIIKPDDWHLHLREGLVLKNIIHFTSKFFGRAIVMPNTKTPITSVESAISYKKSIIEALSESSKFEPLMTMYLTDETNKAELINGFKNNIFFAAKLYPANATTNSSHGVKKIENLYNIFESMQDNGMPLLIHGEVTDSEVDVFDREEVFIDKELSQITKRFPKLKIVLEHITTSYAVDFVQENNIGATITPHHLHINRNAMFFGGLNSDFYCLPVAKRENNRLALRRAATSGKKCFFLGTDSAPHLRKWKAFCGCAGIFNSPVAIESYLTVFEEEDALDNFEKFASLNGPNFYNVSPNKEKLKLVSRPNKIKEFIDVVEENNIVGQIKPFHAGEILHWQVEGLVN
- a CDS encoding NAD(P)H-quinone oxidoreductase subunit L gives rise to the protein MESFFNNSLATLIAYIGIISTYLLVIPLLLFYWMNNRWNIMGKFERLGIYGLVFLFFPGLILFSPFLNLRLKGSGKG
- a CDS encoding DUF3007 family protein, coding for MTKGKVIQIGLLISFIGLISYKFAPQNGIENFTSTTLSSCILILIVITWVTSYVYRVINGKMTFMEQRKRYRKEYEKIVNDKLETKFNSLSKEEQQKLMEDLEKNP
- the trpA gene encoding tryptophan synthase subunit alpha, which encodes MKDNKMQITKNESLSKVDEKFVELKNNKKLALMPFIMAGDPNIEITSEILLKLQENGADLIELGIPYSDPLADGPVIQVAASRALKSGTNPRKVIKLLESLKGKLNIPIILFSYLNPLLCFGFENFCEMASNAGVSGLIVPDLPLEEAYKFSKIVSNHSIDLILLVAPTTPFERMKQISNHTKGFTYLVSVTGVTGERNKMENRVENLIAKLKDVNSNPIAVGFGISTPEHVNKVREWGADGVIIGSAFVKRISSSSEKDVVYHVGKFCKEMRLAADQKK
- a CDS encoding AbrB family transcriptional regulator, whose protein sequence is MLTGSDLLAKVKELGDVSKSDLVRACGYVSNKKNGGERLNFTAFYEALLEAKGVNLGDSGVAGIGKGGRKLSYIATVQGNGNLLIGKAYTALLDLKAGDEFEIKLGRKQIRLLPTEGS
- a CDS encoding YciI family protein — its product is MEKFVVFGKYCQDAIIKREPFREQHLNRLKNLKDRDILITLGPTKCTKYLFGIFNANDENELKDLIEEDIYWKKGIWINYDIYPWIQAF
- a CDS encoding YkvA family protein gives rise to the protein MKENYKTQEKIYDAEVLESSTFDENIIIKILIKAGRTIAKPALEVLEMALDPFTPAQVRVSLMAALAYLIMPFDLFPDFMPLVGFSDDFVALTAVLSIWSKYMTPSIRARAENKLNKLFPFF
- a CDS encoding sigma-70 family RNA polymerase sigma factor gives rise to the protein MSSLSDFLGEIGRHQLLTPERELTMGRKVQEMVLLINRCQEAGGKGPACEYSQDERKKIKIGEKAKNEMITANLRLVVNLAKRYQGKGLELLDLIQEGTLGLTRAVEKYDPSRGHRFSTYAYWWIRQGLNRALSTQSRTIRIPVNINEKLTKLRSAKSKLMQLKGVPPSSDQLAEEMKITKEEIDELLSCELRSITVSLQGTVKSKSDPSELVDILPSDQVAPMELAELAERTASAWKLLDKANLTEKERKIVSLRFGLDGSNEWRTLAEVARHMSCSREYCRQVVQRALRKLRKAGIQNGLVDSIS